A single window of Mycolicibacterium aurum DNA harbors:
- a CDS encoding glucosamine kinase — MSDVLDTLDLGSDSRLSIITENGKLAAVPMVSDGHRWRRATVGDGAAEALLDVIAAQPGSRTVGNFTIRAWATRAAAGEQPMGVDQTNESVIVGGTAVVKWATHLQDGPHPAPARITALRNAGFTGMPTPWGLITWHPPDAPETLAAYVDEYLPGAVDGWTWAVDLVTASALGGGPAAATAAGEVGALIAELHAALSGTASVASAADAGRWRDDALGLLETVGTIGDSVSAGILRDRRDEVVGALEVLGDLAGTPLIDGHGDLHVGQVLRSTDRFVVTDFDGNPVLPAARRILPIPAVLDVAGMIQSLAHVSIVARKYSVLDAEALAAVDTSTRDRFLAEYRRRLGELGHADLFDPRPLRALRIQQVMREIVYAETHLPRWMYVPDAALPALLDDRTET, encoded by the coding sequence TTGTCTGACGTTCTGGACACCCTCGATCTCGGTAGCGACAGCCGGCTGTCGATCATCACCGAGAATGGAAAGCTGGCCGCGGTGCCGATGGTGTCCGACGGCCACCGGTGGCGGCGGGCCACGGTGGGTGACGGAGCGGCCGAGGCGCTGCTCGATGTCATTGCGGCACAGCCTGGGTCGCGGACCGTGGGCAACTTCACGATACGAGCGTGGGCGACGCGGGCCGCTGCGGGCGAACAACCGATGGGGGTGGATCAGACCAACGAATCGGTGATCGTCGGCGGCACCGCCGTGGTGAAGTGGGCGACGCACCTGCAGGACGGGCCGCATCCCGCCCCGGCGCGGATCACCGCGCTGCGCAACGCCGGGTTCACCGGCATGCCGACGCCCTGGGGGTTGATCACCTGGCATCCGCCAGATGCCCCCGAGACGCTGGCCGCCTACGTCGACGAATACCTGCCTGGCGCGGTCGACGGCTGGACCTGGGCTGTCGATCTGGTGACAGCCTCGGCGCTGGGCGGGGGCCCCGCCGCAGCCACGGCGGCAGGCGAGGTCGGTGCGCTCATCGCCGAGTTGCACGCCGCACTGTCGGGCACTGCGTCCGTCGCCTCCGCCGCGGACGCCGGCCGCTGGCGTGATGACGCCCTCGGCCTCCTCGAAACCGTTGGCACCATAGGCGATTCCGTCAGCGCGGGCATACTGCGCGACCGGCGCGACGAAGTGGTCGGTGCGCTGGAGGTTCTCGGTGACCTCGCGGGGACGCCGCTGATCGACGGTCACGGGGACCTGCACGTCGGCCAGGTGCTGCGCAGCACCGACCGCTTCGTCGTGACCGATTTCGACGGCAACCCGGTGCTGCCCGCGGCACGACGGATCCTGCCGATTCCCGCGGTCCTCGACGTCGCGGGCATGATCCAGTCGCTGGCACACGTGTCCATCGTCGCGCGCAAGTACTCCGTGCTGGATGCCGAAGCGCTGGCCGCGGTGGACACCTCGACGCGGGACCGCTTCCTCGCCGAGTATCGGCGCCGCCTCGGCGAACTCGGCCACGCCGATCTGTTCGACCCTCGCCCTCTCCGCGCTTTGCGCATACAACAGGTGATGCGCGAGATCGTCTATGCCGAAACGCATCTTCCCCGCTGGATGTACGTGCCCGACGCAGCCCTGCCCGCCCTCCTCGACGATAGGACCGAGACGTGA
- a CDS encoding HNH endonuclease signature motif containing protein yields the protein MDGVSEAVATIGEQLAALTKACDELSHRELVALLAEVTTVMRSVPALEHRILARLTAETEPCRLGEKTWPAVLTTALRITSAEAKRRIARAKVLGPRRSFTGEPLPPLWESTAAAQARGELDVEHLEVIERFHKALPSWVDVDTRAAADAQLAELAAGLTPETLDAAARRLVACIDQDGPPPSEADRARRRGVRFGPQQSDGYSTISGWVSAQLRAVMEAIFAKEAAPGHNIPDEEPNTDTDVPQAEADTPEAEPDVPDANMPQAEAAPADNKDRCPDPRRTDTRTAAQRNHDALLALGRRALESGVLGSQNGLPVTVIVSTTLQELEKGAGVAVTGGGSLLPMPDLIRMAAHAHHYLYVYDQHTGQSLYLARTKRLASAAQRIVLHARDRGCTRPGCSAPGYWCQAHHAVTDWIEGGQTNVDDMTLACPQDHRMLDTTQWRTRKNTKNQTEWLPPPDLDTGQHRVNGYHHPERYLLPEDDDGP from the coding sequence ATGGATGGGGTGTCGGAGGCGGTCGCGACCATCGGCGAGCAGCTCGCCGCTCTGACCAAAGCCTGCGACGAGCTGTCCCACCGCGAACTGGTTGCGCTGCTGGCGGAAGTAACCACGGTGATGCGGTCGGTGCCCGCGCTGGAACATCGCATCCTGGCCCGGCTGACCGCCGAGACCGAACCCTGCCGGTTGGGGGAGAAAACCTGGCCCGCAGTCCTGACCACGGCGCTGCGGATCACCAGCGCCGAGGCCAAACGCCGCATCGCCCGGGCCAAAGTACTGGGCCCACGCCGGAGCTTCACCGGCGAGCCGTTGCCGCCGCTGTGGGAATCGACCGCCGCAGCCCAAGCCCGCGGCGAACTCGACGTCGAACATCTGGAAGTGATCGAGCGGTTCCACAAAGCGTTGCCGTCCTGGGTGGATGTCGACACCCGCGCCGCGGCTGACGCTCAGCTGGCTGAGTTGGCGGCGGGGTTGACCCCGGAGACTCTTGATGCTGCTGCGAGGCGGTTGGTGGCGTGTATCGATCAGGACGGCCCTCCACCAAGCGAGGCCGACCGTGCCCGCCGGCGCGGAGTCCGGTTCGGGCCGCAACAATCAGATGGCTACAGCACTATCAGCGGCTGGGTGTCGGCCCAACTGCGCGCGGTGATGGAAGCGATCTTCGCCAAAGAAGCCGCCCCCGGACACAACATCCCCGACGAGGAACCCAACACCGACACCGACGTGCCTCAGGCCGAGGCCGATACGCCCGAGGCCGAGCCTGACGTGCCTGATGCCAACATGCCTCAGGCCGAGGCCGCACCTGCGGACAACAAGGACAGGTGTCCCGATCCCCGCCGCACCGATACCCGCACCGCGGCCCAGCGCAATCACGACGCCCTGCTCGCCCTGGGGCGCCGGGCGCTGGAATCCGGCGTTTTGGGCAGCCAAAACGGGTTGCCCGTCACCGTCATCGTCTCGACGACGCTGCAGGAGTTGGAAAAAGGCGCCGGCGTCGCGGTCACCGGCGGCGGCTCGCTGCTGCCGATGCCGGATCTGATCCGGATGGCCGCCCACGCGCATCACTACCTGTATGTCTACGACCAGCACACCGGCCAGTCCCTGTATCTGGCGCGGACGAAACGGCTCGCCTCCGCGGCGCAGCGGATCGTGCTGCATGCGCGCGACCGCGGCTGCACCCGCCCGGGCTGCAGCGCACCGGGATATTGGTGCCAAGCCCACCACGCCGTCACCGACTGGATCGAGGGCGGGCAGACCAACGTCGACGACATGACCCTGGCCTGTCCCCAAGACCACCGCATGCTCGACACCACTCAATGGCGTACCCGCAAGAACACGAAGAACCAGACCGAATGGCTGCCACCACCCGACCTCGATACTGGCCAGCACCGGGTCAACGGCTATCACCACCCCGAGCGATACCTCCTACCCGAGGACGACGACGGACCGTGA
- a CDS encoding glycosyltransferase: MTANRQLTVMFWPESAYGPTNQCIGLASILHQRGHRIVFAAESSWAGKLAAFGFVEELVDLAEPAGDETAGEDPGKFWTDFIAETAPEFRKPTVEQLSTFIAPTYQALIDGARYCEPRLREIIAEHRPDVIVEDNVVLFPALATAGVPFVRIVSCSPLEVPGPGVPPPFSGLPSADPGQWDSYRAEFDRTHRAMWTDFDAWVQAQGAAPLPELEFMPRTTAANLYVYPAEADYLDVRPLDASWTRMDSSVRETDEEYVVPTEVAERPEGSALIYLSLGSLGGADVGLMQRLVDVLGTTRHRFIVSKGPQADRITLPANMVGAQMLPQTKVIPQVDLVISHGGNNTVTETLHFGKPLIVLPLFWDQYENAQRIDELGFGIRLDTYGFHDAELTGAVDRLLADTALRERLSAIGDAVRARDGLRVGADVIERVGLTHRTSVV; this comes from the coding sequence GTGACCGCGAATCGGCAATTGACGGTGATGTTCTGGCCGGAATCGGCGTACGGACCCACCAATCAGTGCATCGGGCTCGCGTCGATCCTGCATCAGCGGGGCCACCGAATCGTCTTCGCCGCAGAAAGCTCGTGGGCTGGCAAGCTTGCTGCATTCGGCTTCGTAGAGGAACTGGTGGATCTCGCCGAGCCCGCCGGAGACGAGACCGCGGGCGAGGATCCTGGCAAGTTCTGGACCGACTTCATCGCCGAGACCGCACCGGAGTTCCGCAAGCCGACTGTCGAGCAACTCTCCACGTTCATCGCACCCACCTATCAGGCACTCATCGACGGCGCACGGTACTGCGAACCGAGGTTGCGCGAGATCATCGCCGAGCACCGTCCGGACGTCATCGTCGAAGACAACGTGGTGCTCTTCCCGGCGCTGGCCACCGCGGGCGTCCCCTTTGTGCGGATCGTCTCCTGCAGCCCGCTCGAAGTCCCCGGACCCGGCGTCCCGCCGCCCTTTTCGGGACTGCCGAGCGCTGATCCCGGCCAATGGGACTCCTACCGCGCGGAATTCGACCGCACCCATCGCGCGATGTGGACAGACTTCGACGCGTGGGTGCAGGCGCAAGGAGCGGCACCCCTTCCCGAGTTGGAATTCATGCCGCGCACCACCGCGGCCAACCTCTACGTCTATCCCGCCGAGGCCGACTATCTGGACGTCCGCCCACTGGATGCAAGCTGGACCAGGATGGACTCCAGCGTGCGCGAGACCGATGAGGAGTACGTCGTACCCACCGAAGTCGCCGAGCGCCCCGAGGGCAGCGCGCTGATCTACCTGTCGCTCGGTTCACTGGGCGGCGCCGACGTCGGCCTGATGCAGCGGCTGGTCGACGTCCTGGGCACCACCCGGCACCGGTTCATCGTCAGCAAAGGGCCGCAGGCCGATCGTATTACGTTGCCGGCCAACATGGTCGGAGCACAGATGCTGCCGCAGACCAAGGTCATCCCGCAGGTCGATCTGGTGATCTCGCACGGCGGCAACAACACGGTCACCGAGACCTTGCATTTCGGAAAGCCGCTGATCGTCCTGCCCCTGTTCTGGGATCAGTATGAGAACGCGCAGCGCATCGATGAGCTCGGCTTCGGTATCCGCCTCGACACCTACGGCTTTCACGACGCAGAACTGACCGGCGCCGTGGATCGCCTGCTCGCCGACACCGCGCTGCGTGAACGACTCTCCGCCATCGGGGATGCCGTGCGCGCCCGCGACGGACTGCGAGTGGGTGCCGACGTGATCGAGCGGGTCGGCCTGACGCACCGGACGTCGGTTGTCTGA
- a CDS encoding PHP domain-containing protein has translation MLPSDNHVHSRWSWDTADTSTMERECRAAIQRGIPAVTFTEHVDFTDWAAGDHSGSLEVGERPGVAELDIAGYSADIARCRDMFPQLRILSGIEAGEPHYFPASVASVLGAGVFDRVLGSLHAIPLQGTLESVDAALFGRLDAHELMDRYFTDMVTLVEVSDVFTVLAHCDYPRRYWPEERAGAFREADFEEHYRTVFRALAASERALEINTRSPLASVELIRWWWEEGGDAVSFGSDAHRPERIGDQFELAVDIVEHAGFKPGRDRYDFWRR, from the coding sequence ATGCTGCCGTCTGACAACCACGTCCATTCCCGATGGTCGTGGGACACCGCCGACACCTCGACCATGGAGCGTGAGTGCCGCGCGGCGATCCAGCGAGGTATCCCGGCTGTCACCTTCACCGAACACGTCGACTTCACCGACTGGGCGGCGGGTGACCACTCGGGATCGCTGGAGGTCGGCGAACGGCCCGGGGTTGCCGAACTCGATATCGCCGGATACTCCGCGGACATCGCTCGCTGCCGCGACATGTTCCCGCAGCTGCGCATCCTGTCCGGCATCGAAGCCGGTGAGCCACACTACTTCCCGGCCAGTGTCGCGTCCGTGCTCGGCGCGGGCGTGTTCGACCGGGTGCTCGGCAGCCTGCACGCGATTCCGTTGCAGGGCACGCTGGAATCGGTCGATGCCGCGCTGTTCGGTCGACTCGATGCGCACGAGTTGATGGACCGCTACTTCACCGACATGGTGACGCTGGTCGAGGTATCCGACGTGTTCACCGTGCTGGCCCACTGCGACTACCCGCGCCGGTACTGGCCGGAGGAACGGGCAGGCGCGTTCCGCGAAGCTGACTTCGAAGAGCACTACCGCACTGTGTTCCGCGCTCTGGCCGCCTCCGAGCGTGCGCTGGAGATCAACACGCGTTCGCCGCTGGCGTCGGTCGAGCTGATCCGGTGGTGGTGGGAAGAAGGCGGCGACGCAGTCTCCTTCGGCAGCGACGCCCACCGTCCCGAGCGGATCGGCGACCAGTTCGAACTTGCGGTGGACATCGTCGAGCACGCCGGCTTCAAACCGGGCCGCGACCGATACGACTTCTGGCGACGCTGA
- a CDS encoding molybdopterin-dependent oxidoreductase: MAMAENTRQLAGVGEDGLHLYTCPLCEAMCGLEISVKDGRVAGIRPNKDDTWSRGHICPKGASLGALHEDPDRIRRPMIKVDGQWHEVDWDTAFRRCTELLAPIIEKHGIGAVTAYTGNPLAHSFSLARYTGILLGLSGMPVTYSPGTVDQWPKNLSSHLMYGGWWSFPVPDIERTDLLVVMGANPAASQGSLLAAPDVMGLLGAIRRRGRVIVVDPVKTATADRADEWLPITPGTDAALLLAVSHTLFDENLVNLGTVAPYLDGVDTLRDVVAEWPPERVSEATGIDAERIRALARELAGTPRAVVYGRIGTCNQEFGSLASWLVDVVNILTGHFDVPGGAMFPTPTAWTITAQPIPGLEDGAPDFGRYRTRVRGAKEVLGQVPVSCMVEEIATPGEGQLKALITVAGNPVLSTPAGHKLDEVLPNLEAMISIDLWLNETTRHADVILPGASPLEQPHHDDLILNFAINSVANYSPPVFAKPDPSAPDEWEILIRLTGLCTGTPAEDVDVAAIDDGFFDYMCFTQGLDGAEIRAHYDHGGPERTLDLTLRTGPFGDHYGRNPDGLTLDKLKAAPDGINYGPMVSRVPEVLGTADNTIRLAPQYLLDDLPRLARRIAREPDELVLVSRRHLRSNNSWLHNVGQLMNGRDRCTLLMHTDDARDRGLSSGDLAAVTSAGGCIEVPVEVTDAIKPGVVSMPHGWGHGKTGTRLSVANGSPGVNTNILSPPDFLDEPSGNGALNGIPVAVTAAGL; encoded by the coding sequence ATGGCGATGGCCGAGAACACCAGGCAGTTGGCGGGCGTCGGCGAGGACGGCCTGCACCTCTACACCTGCCCGCTGTGCGAAGCGATGTGCGGCTTGGAGATCAGCGTGAAGGACGGCCGTGTCGCCGGAATCCGCCCGAACAAGGACGACACCTGGAGCCGCGGCCACATCTGCCCCAAGGGCGCCTCCCTCGGCGCGCTGCACGAGGACCCCGACCGGATCCGGCGGCCGATGATCAAGGTCGACGGCCAGTGGCACGAAGTCGACTGGGACACCGCCTTCCGGCGCTGCACCGAGCTTCTCGCACCGATCATCGAGAAGCACGGCATCGGCGCAGTCACCGCCTACACGGGAAACCCTCTGGCACATTCCTTTTCGCTGGCGCGCTACACGGGCATCCTCCTCGGACTGTCGGGTATGCCGGTCACCTACTCCCCCGGCACCGTCGATCAGTGGCCGAAGAATCTGTCGTCTCACCTGATGTACGGCGGCTGGTGGAGCTTCCCGGTACCGGACATCGAACGGACCGACCTCCTCGTCGTGATGGGCGCCAACCCGGCAGCCTCGCAGGGCTCCCTGCTCGCCGCTCCCGATGTGATGGGTCTGCTCGGTGCAATCCGACGGCGCGGCAGGGTGATCGTGGTGGACCCGGTGAAGACGGCCACCGCTGACCGGGCCGACGAATGGCTGCCCATCACGCCGGGCACCGACGCGGCACTGCTGCTGGCGGTGTCACACACCCTGTTCGACGAGAACCTGGTGAACCTCGGCACCGTCGCGCCGTACCTCGACGGGGTGGACACGCTGCGCGACGTCGTCGCCGAGTGGCCACCGGAACGGGTCTCCGAGGCGACGGGTATCGATGCCGAACGGATCCGGGCACTGGCTCGTGAACTCGCGGGCACACCACGCGCAGTGGTGTACGGCCGAATCGGCACCTGTAACCAGGAATTCGGCAGCCTGGCCAGCTGGCTCGTCGACGTCGTCAACATCCTCACGGGCCATTTCGACGTCCCCGGTGGAGCGATGTTCCCCACCCCCACCGCGTGGACCATCACCGCGCAGCCGATTCCCGGGCTCGAGGACGGGGCACCGGACTTCGGGCGCTACCGCACCCGGGTGCGCGGCGCCAAAGAGGTGCTCGGACAGGTTCCGGTGTCGTGCATGGTCGAAGAGATCGCCACACCCGGCGAGGGCCAGCTGAAGGCATTGATCACCGTCGCGGGAAATCCGGTGCTGTCCACGCCGGCAGGGCACAAGCTCGACGAGGTGCTGCCGAACCTGGAGGCGATGATCTCGATCGACCTGTGGCTCAACGAGACAACTCGGCACGCAGACGTCATCCTGCCCGGGGCATCACCGCTGGAGCAGCCGCACCACGACGACCTGATCCTGAACTTCGCGATCAACAGCGTCGCGAACTACTCGCCGCCGGTGTTCGCCAAGCCCGACCCTTCGGCGCCCGACGAGTGGGAGATCCTGATCCGACTGACCGGACTGTGCACCGGCACACCGGCCGAGGACGTCGACGTCGCCGCGATCGACGACGGGTTCTTCGACTACATGTGCTTCACCCAGGGTCTCGACGGCGCTGAGATCCGGGCGCACTACGACCACGGCGGCCCCGAGCGCACCCTCGACCTGACGCTCCGCACCGGGCCTTTCGGTGACCACTACGGCCGCAACCCCGACGGGCTGACCCTGGACAAGCTCAAGGCGGCGCCAGACGGAATCAACTACGGCCCCATGGTCTCCCGCGTGCCCGAGGTGCTCGGCACCGCGGACAACACGATCCGGTTGGCGCCGCAGTACCTGCTTGACGACCTGCCACGACTCGCGCGCCGCATCGCCCGCGAACCCGACGAATTGGTGCTCGTCAGCCGACGGCATCTTCGCTCCAACAACTCCTGGCTGCACAACGTGGGTCAGCTGATGAATGGGCGGGACCGCTGCACATTGCTGATGCACACCGACGACGCCCGCGACCGGGGCCTCTCGAGCGGCGACCTGGCGGCGGTGACATCGGCGGGAGGCTGCATCGAGGTGCCTGTCGAGGTCACCGATGCCATCAAGCCCGGTGTCGTGTCGATGCCGCACGGGTGGGGTCACGGCAAGACGGGTACGCGCCTGTCCGTCGCCAACGGTTCACCCGGGGTCAACACCAACATCCTGTCGCCACCGGATTTTCTCGATGAACCGTCCGGCAACGGCGCGCTCAACGGCATACCGGTCGCGGTGACAGCGGCGGGCCTCTAG
- a CDS encoding nuclear transport factor 2 family protein, whose translation MHPFRQAVEARDHTAMGALLADDVVFTSPVAFTPYPGKPITAAILRGVMRVFEDFRYVREIADSGGRDHALVFEATVAGKKVTGCDFLHINDDGLIDDFMVMVRPLSGATALAEAMAAQFDRIKEEALQG comes from the coding sequence ATGCATCCTTTCCGGCAGGCCGTGGAGGCGCGGGACCACACCGCGATGGGAGCACTGTTGGCCGACGATGTGGTGTTCACCAGCCCGGTGGCGTTCACGCCGTACCCGGGTAAACCGATCACTGCCGCGATCCTGCGCGGCGTGATGCGGGTGTTCGAGGACTTCCGCTACGTCCGCGAGATCGCCGACAGTGGCGGCCGCGACCACGCGCTGGTGTTCGAGGCCACGGTCGCCGGCAAGAAGGTCACCGGCTGCGATTTTCTGCACATCAACGACGACGGTCTGATCGACGACTTCATGGTGATGGTGCGACCGCTCTCGGGTGCCACCGCCCTGGCTGAGGCGATGGCGGCGCAGTTCGACCGCATCAAGGAAGAGGCGCTGCAGGGTTGA
- a CDS encoding SIS domain-containing protein, with translation MKPDGFLSDLQRKPETLRQLAVALAATNPWAAVVPADTERVVLLGMGSSAYAGGVAAARMRARGMVVASELASSRLLPAWGPGTLVVATSASGGSAETLDALGRLPATATTVALTNTPNSAIAAATGAVVALAAEPEVGGVACRSYQHTLALLMALECHLSGTDSAALAATVDAAADASAHLLETESDWGPAVSERLLGPTGTHLAAPAHRLCSAQQGALMLREGPRRPAVGCETGDWSHVDVYLTKTTDYRLLVFAGSPWEAQLADWTTARGSTVVGVGGDVAGAQYCVRYPRDSEDDVALLTETLVPELVAARAWLTTEAR, from the coding sequence GTGAAGCCGGACGGATTCCTCAGCGACCTGCAGCGGAAGCCGGAGACGCTGCGACAACTGGCCGTCGCCCTGGCGGCGACGAACCCCTGGGCGGCAGTGGTACCGGCCGACACCGAACGCGTGGTGCTGCTGGGGATGGGCTCCTCGGCGTACGCCGGGGGCGTGGCGGCCGCGCGGATGCGGGCGCGCGGCATGGTCGTCGCGTCGGAGCTGGCATCCTCCCGGCTGCTGCCGGCGTGGGGTCCCGGAACACTGGTGGTGGCGACATCGGCCAGTGGCGGTTCCGCAGAGACACTGGACGCGCTGGGCAGGCTGCCTGCCACCGCCACGACCGTCGCACTGACCAACACCCCGAATTCTGCGATCGCCGCAGCCACCGGTGCCGTTGTCGCGCTCGCCGCCGAACCCGAGGTGGGTGGTGTCGCGTGCCGCAGCTACCAGCACACACTCGCGCTGCTGATGGCGCTGGAGTGTCACCTGAGCGGAACCGACTCGGCCGCGCTGGCAGCGACGGTCGATGCAGCCGCGGATGCTTCGGCGCACCTGCTTGAGACCGAATCGGACTGGGGCCCCGCGGTTTCCGAACGTCTCCTCGGACCGACAGGGACCCATCTTGCGGCGCCGGCGCATCGGCTGTGCTCGGCACAGCAGGGCGCGCTCATGCTCCGAGAGGGTCCTCGGCGGCCCGCCGTCGGCTGCGAGACCGGCGACTGGAGCCACGTCGACGTCTACCTGACCAAGACCACCGACTACCGGCTGCTGGTGTTCGCCGGGTCGCCGTGGGAAGCGCAACTGGCGGACTGGACCACCGCCCGCGGCAGCACCGTCGTCGGCGTCGGGGGCGACGTCGCAGGCGCTCAATACTGCGTGCGCTACCCGCGCGACTCCGAGGACGACGTCGCACTCCTCACCGAGACGCTGGTGCCCGAACTCGTCGCTGCGCGCGCCTGGCTCACGACCGAGGCTCGGTAA
- a CDS encoding SRPBCC family protein has translation MNAEPADIAKSPIVRRDTRASRQRVWSVLADGWTYSQWVVGNSRIRAVDPNWPEPGSTIHHSIGVWPAVINDSTVVESSIPEHELVLIANTRPFGKARITLRLSDLDDGGCVIEMAEVPITAPMSWLPDSVSLAAIFPRNREATWRLAALAERRTDADVD, from the coding sequence ATGAACGCAGAACCAGCTGACATCGCCAAGTCGCCGATCGTGCGGCGGGACACTCGTGCGTCGCGTCAGCGCGTGTGGTCTGTGTTGGCCGATGGGTGGACATACTCCCAGTGGGTGGTCGGCAACAGCCGGATTCGCGCCGTTGACCCGAACTGGCCGGAACCCGGCAGCACCATCCACCACTCGATCGGGGTGTGGCCCGCCGTCATCAACGACAGCACCGTCGTCGAGTCGAGCATCCCCGAGCACGAGCTCGTTCTGATCGCGAACACCAGGCCCTTCGGCAAGGCGCGGATCACATTGCGGCTGTCAGACCTCGACGACGGCGGCTGCGTGATCGAGATGGCCGAGGTACCGATCACCGCTCCGATGAGCTGGCTGCCGGATTCGGTATCTTTGGCCGCCATCTTTCCCCGCAACCGCGAAGCGACGTGGCGGCTCGCGGCGCTCGCCGAACGTCGTACCGACGCTGACGTCGACTGA
- a CDS encoding peptidoglycan recognition protein family protein encodes MPQPRGWRGDPVWLADVLREEGLDVVEFPGWQRRGHGEFKDIRGVMVHHTGSDTATADSIAYGRPDLAGPLSQLHIARTGTVTVVAAGVAWHAGIGMYPWLPANMGNWHTIGIECANSGTSPGAPHRRNWPDAQYSALVDSCAAINRQLGQPAGRTIGHKEYAGRAQGKWDPGAIAMDQLRRDIAARIGAQLGAHAPRPPVPVGEYADVLLYRGSRGPQVAELQRRLKHAYAAYAGALEVDGVFGSETDSAVREFQRRTPGLKVDGIVGPATAAALLLRLVD; translated from the coding sequence ATGCCGCAGCCTCGTGGGTGGCGCGGTGACCCGGTGTGGCTGGCCGACGTCCTTCGCGAAGAGGGCCTCGACGTCGTGGAATTCCCCGGGTGGCAGCGCCGCGGGCATGGTGAGTTCAAAGACATCCGGGGCGTGATGGTGCATCACACCGGTTCGGATACCGCGACCGCCGACTCCATCGCCTACGGCCGACCAGACCTTGCCGGCCCGCTGTCACAGCTCCACATCGCCCGCACCGGAACGGTGACGGTGGTGGCGGCCGGCGTGGCATGGCACGCCGGTATCGGCATGTACCCCTGGCTGCCGGCGAACATGGGCAATTGGCACACGATCGGCATCGAATGCGCGAACTCCGGGACCAGCCCCGGCGCGCCTCACCGGCGTAATTGGCCCGACGCCCAATATTCTGCGCTGGTCGACAGTTGCGCCGCGATCAATCGGCAGTTGGGCCAGCCGGCGGGCCGCACGATCGGGCACAAGGAGTATGCCGGTCGGGCACAGGGGAAATGGGACCCTGGCGCCATCGCCATGGACCAGCTGCGCCGTGACATCGCCGCCCGGATCGGCGCACAGCTGGGCGCCCACGCCCCTCGGCCGCCCGTGCCCGTCGGTGAGTACGCCGACGTTCTGCTGTACCGCGGATCGCGCGGCCCCCAGGTCGCCGAACTTCAGCGTCGACTCAAGCACGCTTACGCGGCCTACGCGGGCGCGCTGGAGGTCGACGGTGTGTTCGGGTCCGAGACCGATTCGGCGGTACGAGAATTCCAGCGTCGCACACCCGGGCTGAAGGTGGACGGAATCGTCGGTCCCGCCACCGCCGCGGCGCTCCTGTTGCGTCTGGTCGACTAG